The following are from one region of the Bradyrhizobium sediminis genome:
- the typA gene encoding translational GTPase TypA, with protein sequence MNLRNVAIIAHVDHGKTTLVDRLLQQSGTYRDNQRVVERAMDSNDLERERGITILAKAASVQWKDTRINIVDTPGHADFGGEVERILNMVDGALVLVDAAEGPLPQTKFVVSKALKVGLKPIVVINKVDRPDARPTEVINEVFDLFAALDATEEQLDFPILYGSAKQGWMAESPDGPQDAGMQPLFDLILRHVAPPTVEEGPFRMIGTILEANPYLGRIITGRITSGSIKPNQAVKVLSADGKLIESGRITKILAFRGIERTPLEEAEAGDIVAIAGLTKGTVADTFCDPSVDTPLVAQPIDPPTVSMSFIVNNSPLAGTEGDKVTSRMIRDRLLREAEGNVALRVTEAADKDSMEVSGRGELQLAILIETMRREGFELSVSRPRVVLQKDEATGEWKEPIEEVVIDVDEEHSGVVVQKMSERKAEMIEMRPSGGHRLRLVFYAPTRGLIGYQGELLTDTRGTAVMNRLFHGYAPYKGDIQGRRNGVLISNDQGEAVAYAMFKLEDRGPMMIEPGWKVYKGMIVGEHTRDNDLEINILKGKQLTNIRTTSKDEAVRLTPPIRMTLEKALAYIEDDELVEVTPKSIRLRKKFLDANDRKRAEKAKEAVA encoded by the coding sequence ATGAACCTTCGCAACGTCGCCATCATCGCCCACGTCGACCACGGCAAGACCACGCTGGTCGATCGCCTGCTGCAGCAATCCGGCACCTACCGCGACAACCAGCGCGTGGTCGAGCGCGCCATGGATTCCAACGATCTGGAGCGCGAGCGCGGCATCACCATCCTCGCCAAGGCAGCGTCGGTGCAGTGGAAGGACACCCGCATCAACATCGTCGATACCCCGGGCCACGCCGATTTCGGCGGCGAGGTCGAGCGCATCCTCAACATGGTGGACGGCGCGCTGGTGCTGGTGGACGCCGCCGAAGGCCCGCTGCCGCAGACCAAATTCGTGGTCTCCAAGGCGCTGAAGGTCGGGCTGAAGCCGATCGTCGTCATCAACAAGGTCGACCGGCCGGACGCACGTCCGACCGAAGTCATCAACGAGGTGTTCGACCTGTTCGCGGCGCTCGATGCCACCGAGGAACAGCTCGATTTCCCGATCCTGTACGGGTCGGCCAAGCAGGGCTGGATGGCGGAAAGCCCCGACGGTCCGCAGGACGCCGGCATGCAGCCGCTGTTCGACCTGATCCTGCGCCATGTCGCGCCGCCGACGGTCGAGGAAGGCCCGTTCCGCATGATCGGCACCATCCTCGAGGCCAATCCCTATCTCGGCCGCATCATTACCGGCCGCATCACCTCCGGCTCCATCAAGCCCAACCAGGCCGTCAAGGTGCTGAGCGCCGACGGCAAGCTGATCGAGAGCGGTCGCATCACCAAGATCCTCGCCTTCCGCGGCATCGAGCGCACCCCGCTTGAGGAAGCCGAAGCCGGCGACATCGTCGCCATTGCCGGCCTCACCAAGGGCACCGTCGCCGACACCTTCTGCGACCCCTCCGTCGATACGCCGCTGGTGGCGCAGCCGATCGATCCGCCGACGGTTTCGATGTCGTTCATCGTCAACAACTCGCCGCTCGCCGGCACCGAGGGCGACAAGGTCACGAGCCGCATGATCCGCGACCGCCTGCTGCGCGAGGCCGAGGGCAACGTCGCGCTGCGCGTCACCGAAGCCGCCGACAAGGATTCCATGGAAGTCTCCGGCCGCGGCGAACTGCAGCTCGCGATCCTGATCGAGACCATGCGCCGGGAGGGCTTTGAGCTTTCGGTGTCGCGTCCCCGCGTCGTGCTGCAAAAGGACGAAGCGACCGGCGAATGGAAGGAGCCGATCGAAGAAGTCGTGATCGACGTCGACGAGGAGCATTCCGGCGTCGTCGTGCAGAAGATGAGCGAACGCAAGGCCGAGATGATCGAGATGCGCCCCTCCGGCGGCCACCGGCTGCGGCTGGTGTTCTACGCGCCGACCCGCGGCCTGATCGGCTATCAGGGCGAGCTCCTGACCGACACTCGCGGCACCGCGGTCATGAACCGCCTGTTCCACGGCTACGCGCCCTACAAGGGCGACATCCAGGGCCGCCGCAACGGCGTCTTGATCTCCAACGACCAGGGCGAGGCCGTGGCCTATGCGATGTTCAAGCTGGAAGACCGCGGCCCGATGATGATCGAGCCGGGCTGGAAGGTCTACAAGGGCATGATCGTCGGCGAGCACACCCGCGACAACGACCTCGAGATCAACATTCTCAAGGGCAAGCAGCTCACCAACATCCGCACCACCTCGAAGGACGAAGCGGTGCGCCTGACGCCGCCGATCCGGATGACGCTGGAAAAGGCGCTGGCCTATATCGAGGACGACGAACTGGTCGAGGTGACCCCGAAGTCGATCCGGCTGCGCAAGAAGTTCCTCGACGCCAACGACCGCAAGCGCGCGGAAAAGGCCAAGGAAGCGGTGGCTTAA
- a CDS encoding alkaline phosphatase D family protein, with protein sequence MPTRFRRRISRRRFLTTGAGALGAIAMPYLSRAADRPQISHGVQSGDVGVDGGVVWSRADRLSQMMVEVATTESFGNARALPPVAALPESDFTAKMLLENLPAGQEIFYRVRFRDLAHTGISSEPVVGRFRTAPADRRDVSFVWGGDVAGQGWGINPDDGGMVTFATMRKHRPDFLLHSGDTIYADGVIAAEVKLADGKIWKNVTIPEKSKVAETLDEFRAAHKYNFLDHNLRAFNAEVPIFVQWDDHEVVNNWSASKQLPAAYKERDVMLLAARSARAFHEMYPLRQSLAEPDRIYRALNYGPHLDVFMLDERSYRGANNPNLQTEYGPESYFLGPDQLAWLKRGLLNSRATWKVIASDMPLSIIVHDDWLDKKGSEAIGQGDGPPRGRELEIADLLRFIKSARIANTVWLTADVHYAAAHYYNPDKAQFQDFEPFWEFVSGPLHAGTFGPNDLDNTFGPEVKFIKAPGPGKQNLPPSAGMQFFGHVRIDGETGQMAVTLRDRADVALWSTTLDPKIG encoded by the coding sequence ATGCCAACCAGATTTCGCCGTCGGATTTCCCGACGCCGCTTCCTCACGACAGGCGCCGGTGCGCTCGGCGCTATCGCGATGCCCTATCTCAGCCGGGCCGCCGACCGGCCGCAAATCAGCCACGGCGTGCAATCCGGCGATGTCGGCGTCGATGGCGGCGTGGTATGGTCGCGCGCCGACCGGCTATCGCAAATGATGGTGGAAGTTGCGACCACCGAATCGTTTGGCAATGCGAGGGCCTTGCCGCCGGTCGCGGCGCTGCCCGAGAGCGACTTCACCGCAAAAATGCTGCTGGAAAATCTACCCGCCGGGCAGGAGATTTTCTATCGCGTCCGATTCCGCGACCTCGCGCATACCGGCATATCGAGCGAGCCGGTCGTCGGCCGTTTCCGCACCGCGCCTGCCGATCGCCGCGACGTCAGCTTCGTCTGGGGCGGCGATGTCGCGGGGCAAGGCTGGGGTATCAATCCCGACGACGGCGGCATGGTCACTTTCGCCACCATGCGCAAGCACCGGCCGGATTTCCTGCTGCACTCAGGCGATACGATCTACGCCGACGGCGTCATTGCCGCCGAAGTGAAGCTCGCCGACGGCAAGATCTGGAAGAACGTCACGATTCCGGAGAAATCAAAAGTCGCCGAAACGCTCGACGAGTTTCGCGCGGCGCACAAATACAATTTCCTCGACCACAATCTGCGCGCCTTCAACGCCGAGGTGCCGATCTTCGTGCAGTGGGACGACCACGAGGTCGTCAACAACTGGTCGGCGTCAAAACAGCTCCCCGCCGCCTACAAGGAGCGCGACGTCATGCTGCTCGCCGCGCGCTCGGCCCGCGCGTTCCACGAGATGTATCCGTTGCGCCAAAGCCTCGCCGAGCCGGACCGGATCTACCGCGCGCTCAACTACGGGCCGCATCTCGACGTCTTCATGCTGGACGAGCGCAGTTATCGCGGCGCCAACAATCCCAATCTGCAGACCGAATACGGTCCCGAGAGCTACTTCCTCGGACCCGATCAGCTGGCGTGGCTGAAGCGCGGACTATTGAACTCGCGCGCCACCTGGAAGGTGATCGCCTCCGACATGCCGCTCAGCATCATCGTTCATGATGACTGGCTCGACAAAAAGGGTTCGGAGGCGATTGGGCAGGGCGACGGGCCGCCGCGCGGCCGCGAACTCGAAATCGCCGATCTCCTGCGCTTCATCAAGTCGGCCAGGATCGCCAACACCGTGTGGCTGACGGCAGACGTGCACTACGCGGCGGCGCATTACTACAATCCGGACAAGGCGCAATTTCAGGATTTTGAGCCATTCTGGGAGTTCGTCTCCGGACCGCTTCATGCCGGCACTTTCGGGCCCAACGACCTCGACAACACTTTCGGCCCGGAGGTGAAGTTCATCAAGGCGCCCGGCCCGGGCAAGCAGAACCTGCCGCCGTCCGCCGGGATGCAGTTCTTCGGTCATGTCAGAATAGACGGCGAAACCGGGCAGATGGCTGTGACTTTGCGGGATCGGGCCGATGTGGCGCTGTGGTCGACCACTTTGGACCCGAAAATCGGCTAA
- a CDS encoding TAXI family TRAP transporter solute-binding subunit: MFVTLAGILAVIGAVAGAYYYAMRPVTLRIAVGPANSDDVRVVQTLTQAFIQARSQVRLRPMQTDGALASANALAEGKADLAIVRGDLDVPKNAQAVATLRKNVAVLWVPPQARVKGKKAAPKITKIVQLAGRRVGVVGRTQANVNLLKVILKQYGVDPNKVEIVQFPAHEAADALRNQKADAYLAAGPVNSKITADAIAASTRDGGVPTFLAIDSAEAIAQNHPVYEASEIPAGTFGGSPAKPEEEVKTIRFSHHIVARKGVSESTIATFTRQLFAVRQTLKTDFPLAAQIETPDTDKDAVLPAHPGAAAYVDGEEKTFLDRYSDFIWWGLMALSAMGSAGAWFAGYLKKDERSNNSSLRERLLDMIAAARRSDSTEELDRMQAEADDILRDTLHCFEGGAIEEGALTAFNIALDQFHNAVADRRALLMSMSQSLQRAGAQFRATGTL, encoded by the coding sequence ATGTTCGTCACGCTGGCGGGGATCCTTGCCGTCATCGGCGCGGTCGCGGGGGCTTACTATTATGCGATGCGCCCGGTGACCCTGCGGATCGCGGTCGGTCCGGCCAACAGCGACGACGTCAGGGTGGTGCAGACGCTGACGCAAGCCTTCATCCAGGCGCGCAGCCAGGTCCGCTTGCGTCCGATGCAGACCGATGGCGCCTTGGCGAGCGCCAACGCGCTGGCCGAAGGCAAGGCCGATCTCGCCATCGTCAGGGGCGACCTCGACGTGCCGAAAAATGCCCAGGCCGTGGCGACGCTGCGCAAGAACGTCGCGGTGCTGTGGGTGCCTCCGCAAGCCAGGGTCAAAGGCAAGAAGGCTGCGCCGAAGATCACGAAGATCGTGCAACTCGCCGGACGCCGAGTCGGCGTGGTCGGACGCACCCAGGCCAATGTCAATTTGCTCAAGGTGATCCTGAAGCAGTACGGCGTCGATCCGAACAAGGTCGAGATCGTGCAATTTCCGGCCCATGAGGCCGCGGACGCTCTACGCAACCAGAAGGCCGATGCCTATCTCGCCGCCGGGCCGGTCAACAGCAAGATCACCGCGGACGCGATCGCCGCTTCGACGCGCGATGGCGGGGTTCCGACCTTCCTCGCGATCGATTCGGCCGAGGCGATCGCACAGAACCATCCGGTTTACGAGGCCTCCGAAATACCCGCCGGCACCTTCGGCGGCTCGCCCGCCAAGCCCGAGGAAGAAGTCAAGACGATCCGCTTCTCCCACCACATCGTGGCGCGAAAGGGCGTCTCGGAATCGACGATTGCTACCTTCACCCGGCAGTTGTTTGCGGTACGCCAGACCCTGAAGACGGATTTCCCGCTGGCGGCGCAGATCGAGACCCCGGATACCGACAAGGATGCCGTACTCCCCGCACATCCCGGGGCTGCCGCCTATGTCGACGGCGAAGAGAAGACCTTCCTCGATCGCTACAGCGATTTCATCTGGTGGGGGTTGATGGCGCTTTCCGCCATGGGATCGGCCGGCGCGTGGTTCGCCGGCTACCTGAAGAAGGACGAGCGCAGCAACAACAGCTCGTTGCGCGAGCGGCTGCTGGACATGATTGCGGCCGCGCGCCGCAGCGATTCCACCGAAGAACTCGACCGCATGCAGGCCGAGGCGGACGATATCCTGCGCGATACGCTGCACTGTTTCGAGGGCGGCGCCATCGAGGAAGGGGCGTTGACAGCTTTCAATATTGCGCTCGACCAATTCCATAACGCGGTAGCCGACCGCAGGGCATTGTTGATGAGCATGTCACAAAGCCTGCAGCGGGCGGGCGCGCAGTTCCGCGCGACCGGCACGCTGTAA
- a CDS encoding 4a-hydroxytetrahydrobiopterin dehydratase → MAERLSAEARKSALKELPGWTDTPGCDAIARTFTFRDFNEAFGFMARAALAAEKNDHHPEWRNVYKTVEVVLATHDAGGVTALDIDLARAMDAIARQLGVA, encoded by the coding sequence ATGGCGGAACGGCTGTCGGCGGAGGCGCGCAAATCAGCCCTGAAGGAGCTGCCGGGGTGGACCGATACGCCCGGCTGCGACGCGATTGCGCGAACCTTCACCTTCCGGGATTTCAACGAAGCGTTCGGGTTCATGGCCCGCGCCGCGCTGGCGGCCGAAAAGAACGACCATCACCCCGAATGGCGCAATGTCTACAAGACGGTGGAGGTGGTTCTGGCAACCCATGATGCCGGCGGTGTCACCGCCCTCGACATCGATCTCGCCAGGGCCATGGACGCGATCGCCAGACAGCTCGGCGTCGCCTGA
- a CDS encoding YkvA family protein, protein MASEHTVGFEPADELAKDRESVRRRFWIKLKRVVAKLPFAEELLAAYYCAFDRQTPRHVQVALLGAIAYFILPFDFVPDMLPVLGFTDDAAVLATAIRMVATHITQEHRDAARAALKRGIGGADAGEAEA, encoded by the coding sequence ATGGCATCCGAACACACCGTGGGCTTCGAGCCGGCCGACGAGCTCGCAAAAGACCGCGAAAGCGTGCGGCGTCGCTTCTGGATCAAGCTGAAGCGGGTGGTGGCCAAACTGCCGTTCGCCGAGGAACTGCTTGCGGCCTATTATTGCGCGTTCGACCGGCAGACGCCGCGCCATGTGCAGGTGGCGCTATTGGGGGCGATCGCCTACTTCATCCTGCCGTTCGATTTCGTTCCCGACATGCTGCCGGTGCTTGGCTTTACCGACGACGCCGCGGTGCTCGCGACCGCGATCCGGATGGTAGCGACCCACATCACGCAGGAGCATCGGGATGCCGCCCGTGCCGCATTGAAGCGGGGGATCGGCGGCGCCGATGCCGGCGAGGCCGAGGCCTGA
- a CDS encoding TAXI family TRAP transporter solute-binding subunit: MQRIFGMAMIAVMMVCGFAARAADDKEFDPAKVSESLKAIFQFGSVETKKALNANTVTVMSGTIGGTYVQFGADLASVLDDGNKLRVLSIIGRGSVQSVADILFLQGVDLGIVRSDTLDYLEKKGFAKDIKKQFTYVTKLYNEEMYVIASKSIRSMKDLEGKTVSVDLPNGGTFITASIVFERLGIKPKFAYIEQRISMEKLKAGEIDAVICAGGKPYKSVSQFKDDRFHLVPVEYAKPLQGDYLPATLTAKDYPNLIADGEQVDTIAVPAVLAAYNWAPNTERYRKLALFVDNFFTKFPTFQKPPFHPKWKEVSLSAQLPDWQRFPAAKQWLDEHKIEPVARSRFDEFLKQKTAAGRLPSDPEREALFKQFQAWEAEQNARAQIRTPQRQR, from the coding sequence ATGCAACGCATATTTGGGATGGCGATGATCGCCGTGATGATGGTTTGCGGCTTCGCCGCCCGGGCCGCCGACGATAAGGAGTTTGACCCGGCAAAGGTCAGCGAAAGCCTCAAGGCGATATTCCAGTTCGGATCGGTGGAGACAAAGAAGGCCTTGAACGCCAACACGGTGACGGTGATGTCCGGCACCATCGGCGGCACCTATGTTCAGTTCGGCGCGGACCTGGCGTCGGTGCTCGATGACGGAAACAAGCTGCGCGTGCTCTCGATCATCGGCCGCGGCTCGGTGCAAAGCGTCGCCGATATTCTGTTCCTGCAGGGCGTCGATCTCGGAATCGTACGGTCCGACACCCTCGACTATCTCGAGAAAAAAGGCTTCGCGAAGGACATCAAGAAACAATTCACCTATGTGACCAAGCTCTACAATGAAGAGATGTATGTCATCGCGTCGAAATCGATCCGCAGTATGAAGGATCTCGAGGGCAAGACCGTCAGCGTCGACCTTCCAAACGGCGGCACCTTCATCACGGCCTCGATCGTATTCGAACGGCTCGGAATCAAGCCGAAGTTCGCTTATATCGAGCAACGCATCTCGATGGAGAAATTGAAGGCCGGCGAGATCGACGCCGTGATCTGTGCCGGAGGCAAGCCGTATAAGTCAGTCAGCCAGTTCAAGGATGACCGGTTTCACCTTGTTCCAGTCGAATACGCCAAGCCTCTGCAGGGCGACTATCTGCCCGCCACCCTGACCGCGAAGGATTATCCCAATCTGATTGCGGATGGGGAGCAGGTCGACACAATTGCGGTTCCGGCGGTGCTGGCGGCCTATAATTGGGCGCCCAACACCGAACGTTACCGAAAGCTCGCACTGTTCGTGGATAATTTCTTCACGAAATTCCCGACCTTTCAGAAACCGCCCTTCCATCCGAAATGGAAGGAAGTTTCGCTGTCGGCTCAGCTGCCGGACTGGCAACGCTTTCCGGCCGCCAAGCAATGGCTCGACGAGCACAAGATCGAGCCCGTCGCGCGCAGCCGGTTCGACGAGTTCCTGAAGCAGAAGACGGCCGCCGGGAGGCTGCCTTCGGATCCCGAACGGGAAGCGCTGTTCAAGCAGTTCCAGGCATGGGAGGCCGAGCAGAATGCGCGGGCGCAGATCCGCACCCCGCAAAGGCAGCGCTAG
- a CDS encoding NADPH:quinone oxidoreductase family protein yields the protein MKAILCSQYCGPDDLVLADVPDPVAGPGEAVIAIKAAALNFFDILMIQGKYQIKPPFPFSPAAEVAGVIESIGAGVTDLKVGDRVVASCGHNGAREKIALPANSIVRIPDNLDFDRAAGIIIIYGTALHALEDRASPKPGETLAVLGAAGGTGLAACELGKLMGLKVIACASSDEKLEFAKAHGAELGLNYAKEDLKEGLRRLTGGKGADIIFDPVGGTYAEAALRSIAWEGRFLVIGFAAGDIPKMPLNLALLKGCDIRGVFWGAWARLNPEKNRANLEKLVKWTAEGKISSHVDRTFPLAQTADALKVLAGRKAMGKVILHP from the coding sequence ATGAAAGCCATTCTCTGCTCGCAATATTGCGGCCCCGACGATCTCGTGCTGGCCGATGTGCCCGATCCCGTCGCCGGGCCCGGCGAGGCCGTGATCGCGATCAAGGCGGCGGCGCTGAACTTCTTCGACATCCTGATGATCCAGGGCAAATACCAGATCAAGCCGCCGTTCCCGTTTTCACCGGCAGCCGAAGTCGCGGGCGTGATCGAAAGCATCGGCGCAGGGGTCACCGACCTGAAAGTCGGCGACCGCGTGGTGGCGTCCTGCGGCCACAATGGCGCGCGCGAAAAAATCGCGCTGCCGGCCAATTCGATTGTCAGGATTCCCGACAATCTCGATTTCGATCGCGCCGCCGGGATCATCATCATCTACGGCACCGCGCTGCATGCGCTGGAGGATCGCGCCAGTCCGAAGCCCGGCGAGACCCTGGCGGTGTTGGGAGCCGCCGGCGGCACCGGTCTGGCGGCATGCGAACTCGGCAAGCTGATGGGCCTGAAGGTGATCGCCTGCGCCTCGTCCGACGAGAAGCTCGAATTCGCCAAGGCGCACGGCGCGGAACTCGGGCTGAATTACGCCAAGGAGGATCTCAAGGAGGGGCTGCGGCGACTGACCGGCGGCAAGGGCGCAGACATCATATTTGATCCCGTCGGCGGCACCTATGCCGAAGCCGCGCTGCGCTCGATCGCATGGGAAGGCCGCTTCCTGGTGATCGGCTTCGCCGCCGGCGACATTCCGAAGATGCCGCTCAATCTGGCGCTGTTGAAGGGTTGCGATATCCGCGGCGTGTTCTGGGGCGCGTGGGCCCGGCTCAATCCGGAAAAGAACCGCGCCAATCTGGAAAAGCTCGTGAAGTGGACCGCGGAAGGCAAGATCTCGTCACATGTCGACCGCACTTTCCCGCTGGCGCAGACCGCCGACGCCCTCAAGGTGCTCGCCGGCCGCAAGGCGATGGGCAAGGTGATCCTGCATCCCTGA
- a CDS encoding SDR family oxidoreductase: MFEKGLLKGKRILVTGGGSGLGAAMGRRFVELGAELIICGRRLELLEQTAAQMRADLGGKVSVARCDIRDGAAVDVMMDAVWREAPLDVLVNNAAATFIAQTEHLSFRAADAILAPTLHGAMYCTLAAGKRWIETTHKGVVLSILSTSTITGRAFTVPSAMAKSAVLAMTKSLAVEWGPKGIRTVAIAPGAFPTPGASGQLRPEGRDGGWASKNPLGRVGEHGELADLASFLISDRAGYINGEMVVLDGGSHLRSSGAEDLLQWTDAQWEKQRAARSKG; this comes from the coding sequence ATGTTTGAAAAAGGCCTGCTCAAGGGGAAGCGGATACTGGTCACCGGCGGCGGTTCCGGGCTCGGGGCTGCGATGGGGCGCCGCTTCGTCGAGCTTGGCGCCGAACTGATCATCTGCGGCCGCCGGCTTGAACTGCTGGAGCAGACGGCCGCGCAGATGCGCGCAGACCTCGGCGGCAAGGTCAGCGTTGCCAGATGCGACATTCGTGACGGCGCCGCGGTCGATGTCATGATGGATGCAGTCTGGCGCGAGGCGCCGCTCGACGTGCTGGTCAACAACGCCGCGGCGACCTTCATCGCGCAGACCGAGCATCTGTCGTTTCGTGCCGCCGACGCGATCCTCGCGCCCACCCTGCACGGCGCGATGTATTGTACGCTTGCCGCCGGCAAGCGCTGGATCGAGACGACCCACAAGGGTGTGGTGCTGAGCATTCTCTCGACCTCGACCATTACCGGCCGCGCCTTCACGGTGCCTTCCGCGATGGCGAAATCCGCCGTGCTGGCGATGACCAAGAGCTTGGCGGTGGAGTGGGGGCCCAAGGGCATCCGCACGGTGGCGATCGCGCCGGGCGCATTTCCCACGCCGGGTGCATCGGGTCAGCTTCGGCCCGAAGGGCGCGATGGGGGGTGGGCCTCGAAAAATCCGCTCGGCCGGGTCGGCGAGCATGGCGAGCTTGCCGATCTCGCGAGTTTCCTGATTTCCGATCGGGCCGGCTACATCAACGGCGAGATGGTGGTGCTGGACGGCGGGTCGCATTTGCGCAGTTCCGGCGCCGAGGATCTGCTGCAATGGACCGACGCGCAGTGGGAGAAGCAGCGCGCGGCGCGGTCGAAAGGCTGA
- a CDS encoding invasion associated locus B family protein produces the protein MSVRRILTSLVASVLVCGVAHPAQAQSASSKASKGTAKPAAKPEAKPAAAVAGGAEPTLIGQFGTWGAYTATPNGKKVCFALAKPSSSKTNPPNRPRDPAYAFVSTRPAEKVVNEVSVMIGYTLKPGSESTLEVGGASYAMYTQGDGLWIKNAAEEERMVDAMRKAADVTVKGMSAKGTETTDVFPLKGLAQALDRLAQDCRR, from the coding sequence ATGTCCGTGCGGCGAATTCTGACATCCCTTGTTGCGAGTGTGCTGGTGTGTGGGGTAGCTCACCCCGCGCAGGCGCAGAGCGCGTCGTCGAAAGCCTCCAAAGGTACGGCCAAGCCGGCCGCAAAGCCGGAGGCCAAGCCCGCTGCTGCGGTTGCTGGCGGCGCGGAGCCGACACTGATCGGCCAGTTCGGTACCTGGGGCGCCTATACCGCGACGCCGAACGGCAAGAAGGTGTGCTTCGCACTGGCAAAGCCGTCATCGTCGAAAACCAATCCACCGAATCGTCCGCGCGATCCGGCCTATGCCTTCGTTTCCACGCGTCCGGCGGAAAAGGTCGTCAACGAAGTCTCGGTCATGATCGGCTATACGCTGAAGCCGGGCTCGGAATCGACGCTGGAAGTCGGCGGCGCTTCCTACGCGATGTACACCCAGGGCGACGGGCTCTGGATCAAGAACGCCGCCGAAGAAGAGCGGATGGTGGACGCCATGCGCAAGGCGGCCGATGTGACCGTAAAGGGCATGTCGGCCAAGGGCACCGAGACCACGGACGTCTTCCCGCTGAAGGGTCTTGCCCAGGCGCTCGACCGGCTGGCGCAGGATTGCAGGCGCTGA
- the rlmN gene encoding 23S rRNA (adenine(2503)-C(2))-methyltransferase RlmN, producing MTITSAEAGSGASTPLEKIALETYVPPAKPSLVGLSRAEISDRLGAIGVAPAQRKMRVQQLWHWIYVRGAQNFDEMTSISKEMRSALDQHFTVARPEVVAEQISNDGTRKWLLRLPSGDSVEKAHEVECVYIPETDRGTLCVSSQVGCTLNCSFCHTGTQRLVRNLTAGEIVGQVMVARDRLNDWADRDTPTGGRLVTNVVMMGMGEPLYNFDAVRDALLIVSDNEGIGISRRRITLSTSGVVPNIIRTSDEIGVMLAISLHAVRDELRNELVPLNRKYPIQQLLQACRDYPGSSNARRITFEYVMLKGVNDSLDDAKLLVKLLKGIPAKINLIPFNPWPGTRYECSDWDQIEKFSEYIFNAGYSSPVRTPRGRDILAACGQLKSETEKLSTRERQALRAMAMTD from the coding sequence ATGACCATCACCTCAGCCGAAGCCGGTTCCGGCGCCAGCACGCCCCTGGAGAAGATCGCGCTCGAAACCTACGTGCCGCCGGCCAAACCGTCGCTGGTCGGCCTGTCGCGCGCGGAGATCTCCGACCGGCTCGGCGCCATCGGCGTGGCCCCGGCGCAGCGCAAGATGCGGGTGCAGCAGCTCTGGCACTGGATCTATGTCCGCGGCGCGCAGAATTTCGACGAGATGACCAGCATTTCCAAGGAAATGCGCAGCGCACTCGATCAGCATTTTACCGTGGCGCGGCCCGAGGTGGTCGCGGAGCAGATTTCCAACGACGGCACCCGCAAATGGCTGCTGCGGCTGCCGAGCGGCGACAGCGTCGAGAAGGCCCACGAAGTCGAGTGCGTCTACATTCCGGAAACCGACCGCGGCACGTTGTGCGTTTCCTCGCAGGTCGGCTGCACGCTGAATTGCTCGTTCTGCCACACCGGCACGCAGCGGCTGGTGCGTAACCTGACCGCGGGCGAGATCGTCGGCCAGGTCATGGTGGCGCGCGACCGCCTCAACGACTGGGCCGACCGCGACACCCCGACCGGCGGCCGGCTCGTCACCAATGTGGTCATGATGGGCATGGGCGAGCCCCTGTATAACTTCGACGCGGTGCGTGATGCTTTGCTGATCGTTTCGGACAATGAAGGCATCGGCATTTCCCGCCGCCGCATCACGCTATCGACCTCGGGCGTGGTGCCGAACATCATCCGCACCAGCGACGAGATCGGCGTCATGCTGGCGATCTCGCTGCATGCGGTGCGCGACGAGTTGCGCAACGAACTGGTGCCGCTGAACCGGAAATATCCGATTCAACAACTGTTGCAGGCCTGCCGCGACTATCCCGGCTCATCCAATGCGCGGCGCATCACCTTCGAATATGTGATGCTGAAGGGCGTCAACGATTCGCTCGATGACGCCAAGCTGCTGGTGAAGCTGCTGAAGGGCATTCCGGCCAAGATCAACCTGATTCCGTTCAATCCGTGGCCGGGCACGCGCTATGAATGCTCGGACTGGGACCAGATCGAGAAATTCTCCGAATACATCTTCAACGCCGGCTACTCCTCGCCGGTGCGCACGCCGCGCGGCCGCGACATCCTCGCCGCCTGCGGCCAGTTGAAATCGGAAACCGAGAAACTGTCGACGCGCGAGCGCCAGGCGCTACGCGCCATGGCGATGACGGATTAG